The Molothrus ater isolate BHLD 08-10-18 breed brown headed cowbird chromosome 2, BPBGC_Mater_1.1, whole genome shotgun sequence DNA segment tggcagagggttggagctagatgatctttaaagtcccttccaccccaacccttctgtgattctgtgactccagcccctcactgtctctctttctgttagaggcccagaactggacTTGGCACTCCCAAGGGTCTCTGCAGTGCCCAGTAGAGAGAGACAATCACTGCTCTAGGCCTGTGGCCACACTAGGCTGGTACCAGCCAGGTGCCATTTGCTttcttgcccacctgggctCATGTTCAACCACTGTCAAACAgaacccccaggtccttttccagctttccagTCACCCTGCCCTCAGCCTGGGGCACTGCATGGGGCTGTGATGACCAAAGGGCAGGATGGGACATTCAACAACCAGATCTGTCAAGTGTCTGTGAATGCAGCATCACTGTGCCATGACAGCACTTCTTCACCAgactttctctctcttttagCACAAAGGTACCCCCCTTGCATTGCCAAGGGTATGGGAACTCACCCCATCTTTGATCAGGAACATTCGGTGTCACACAGACAGCTCCCCAGTGGCCTGCACGCCTGCTCAGCAGGTGGACATTCCTCACACGGCAGTGCTGTCCATCCTCCTCCCCAAAGCCTCCTGTGGTCACAATCACATTGGGCTTTACAAGAACAGAGCGGTGACCATAACGCCTCAGGCCAGGAATTGCTGAgagccctgcacacactgctgcagggacactgcctGCCACCCCGACAGGACCAGCGTGACAGGGAACTGGagacaaagagaaacaaagaactTGGGCACAAATGCAACCAAGGACTACATCTTAAGCAAGAGATTAAGCACGTCACCTTTTTAAAATGACCATTCATCTTTTCAAGAAGCAATAATTGAGAAGCAAGTTGACAGTGCACCCAGATAATCTGACATGCCCTAGAAATCAGGATGTAATCGTTAAAACTACCACTGTACTAACTGTAACTTCTACTCTGCTCACTCGGCTCCTGCAATTCTGAGACTGCTTTCATGGGATGGACATAGGACTGGCCAGGCAAGTGCAGTGTTCTAAACTGCTGCAGCAAGATATGAACCACTACAGTACCTTCAAAAGGAGGATGTGTCTGATTAAGGCAATATTTGGCTACATGAACAgcaaagaacagcagaaaaaggaCAAACACCTGGAAGGTGATTTCAAAGTTTCTTCCCAGATTTTGATCCTACCTTCACAGAAGCACTGAAATAACATTCTGAAGCATGACAAGTAATCTATTAGCTCCAGTGGTCCTACTATAGGAGAGTATTTCCAGTTACCTAAGTATCTTCTCTCTAAATATTATATCCCTTAGCAATGAAGCAAACTCTCAGCACAGGACTCTGGCTCACCTAcacattgttttctttaatcAGTTTGGAATCTGTGTCTTCTTCGTTTTAATCAAGGTCTTTATTCTTGTGTTGTAAGAgatgatgaagaggaggagcagctcacaGTCCATTTTTTGTATGCCATAATCAGAAAAATTGCCTGTACTGATCATTGCTTTGCACAAGACCCTACTTAATCATTTGATGAAGTAAGAAATTTCATCTCCTTGGGCTTAAATATCTTTTTACAGACtaattttttaaagatgaaTGAGTTTTTTCATATCACAAAATATACTTACCACGATCTCTTTGGAAGATTTAGTACTTGCACTCTCTCTAACTGGGACCCCAGTCTATCTGAGAGGATAACTGGGGGCATTTATTGATATTAGAGACATATCTTTTGCATTCCCAGTAAAATATATCTAAGCATGGACAATTTACTGGACTTTGAAGGCTTTTGCTATCAGTTTTGAATACAACAAAGATAGCAGCAGAAAAACCCTAATCCTGTCTCTAATTAAACAAACGGTTTCACTGTAGTAAAATTTGTTAAGaaaatgtcagatttttttccttaatttaatGATAGGTACTATGCATTTAGGAGCCTTCAAGGATTTAACTTGTAACAATCACACAGTACATTAAATCTCACCCACAGTCATTCAGCTTCAATTTCCCAACATCTTCGAATCTAATTGAGACACAACACATGGATTCAGTGGCCTTGCTGGCCTCAGGAATGCCATCCTGCCCTAtcctttttcagctgcttttcttgctCCCTAGAACAGAGATTTCAACTCTCTCTTGAAGCTACAACTACTTGTGGTGCTATACTGTGAACACTAGTGATATAAAACAGGTTAAAAATAACCTTCTGCTTTCTATCCTGAAAAAGGAAGCAATCAGTCAAAATCAGGAATTTCTTGGACTGCCATGGCCCCAAATCCTTTTTATCTTGGAAAGACAATCTTGGTCTTGTCTTTTCCCCAGCTGTACCACTTTTCCCCCATCTAAAAAAGGTGACATTCAGATTTAAAAGCaattcagaaacagaaatatggCAGGTACAATTGCACCCACAAGGGATAAGGAAACAAAGCACAGCTTCATGTCAGGCTCCTGAGTGGTCTGCTGGACAGGGcagtaaagaaaacagaacaaccttctggggagctggaaggagagaaTGGTATGTGGAGGCAACCAGGAATAAATTCAAAAGGGAGATCCCAAAAACAGGACTAGGAGCAGGGtaggctggcactgcagccacgCACTGGAGGGGCTCATGTGTGAACAAATGACAAGCTGATCAGACTGAGAGGGTCAATAAACTGAAAGAACAGGAGTGATCAGAACCAGCAGCATTAGGCCACAGCCCTGGCTTGGTTTGGACAGCAGAACTATTGTGGAGGAGTGGAGAAAGCTACCAGACTGCAGCATCCCATCTGCCCCTTCCAGGATTTCAATGGCTCCTAAAACCTCTCAGAGACACCTACGTGAGATAAAAGAATAATGTGAAAACTACTTGGTGTGTACCTGTCCCACTGGGTGACAACGGAGTCCAGGAAGGTTCCATCCCCTTCGATGCAGCCAACACAAAGTAATGAGAACACTTCAGATGCCATTCCTGTAGCAAGCCcaaagtaaaaaacaaataaacaaaaaaacaaaccaataaaggaagaaccaaacaaaaatcaatcCCCTTCAAAATCTTAGGGCAAATAGTAGTAAGGACCTCAAAACAGCCAAGGTGACCAAATCAAATACCAACAGCCTATCACTGTTCTCATCAATGGTCAAAATCAGAGGGGTAAAGCTGAATCGGAGAAAGAACTGGTGGGTAAATACCTTTCTCACTCCAACTTTCAAAAATTTACTTCCAAAAATTTACAAAGCCCAGGGATCTTCTAAGCAAGAAGCTGTGTCTTTGTATTGAACAATCTTTGATGGATTTTTCATCCATGAACCTACCCAGCTGCTCTTTGAACTCACATAAACTTTAACATGCCCAACATACATCCCATAGTTTAACTATGTGTTGCATGGGAAAGTTCTTCTTTTTGGAATCAGCTTCCCCTTATGCCTCTGAGTTCTGATCATAAAAAAGAGTGAGGTCTTTATACCAGAGGGATTGAAGTGATTCCAAAGAAATCACAAATGTTAAAAGGTGCAACGTGCTCTGTGCCGGACAATAATACATCAATTTCAGTCTGGCCTTAGAAACATTCTGAGGCAGAAGCACAAGCAAAAGGCATGTACAGGAAACCAGCAGCAATGAGAGTTCACTGTGGCGTTTATGGACATTAGGGAATTGAGTGTGTTCATTCCCGTGGGGTGGGATACATTCAGCCAACTTTGTGACTAGCGAGCataaacataaatttaaaaggCACAAGAACTCATTGTATCAGCTTCATTGCCCCAACCCATATTAGAAGTAAAAAGCATCTTTTGAAAAGTGACATCCAGAAATTAATGTAAAttaatgaaaatggaaaactaTTAGTCCCTAAGAAAATTAGTCTAAAAATACTCTCCCTCCACACTGGGTGtctattttacattttttacctAATTTGACCAAGCTTGTTTACAATAAGACCTTGGATCTTACTTAATCTTTCTCTCAAAGGCTAATTGTAGAGCTCTCTGTTGTCACATCGTTTACTCTTGTGCACGTTTCCAGCTCGGATTCATGCACATCAACCTCCTTTGTAAGAAAAACAATACCAAGTCTTTACCTTCCCACTGTATGAGCAATGACCTTGACCTACAGTTCCAGTAGACATTTCTAAACCACTTAGCAAATCTGCCACCACTTTCAGTCACCACTTTTGCATTCATATAGCAGAGCAGATCCTAGCATATTGGCAAAATAAATTCAAGCACATTCAAGTGTTTTCATACTGCAGTTATTCAATTTCTAGACTTATAAACAGAAAACCATAAAATCAAAAGGGAAACTTCTAGTAAGTATTCCACAGGATATTTAGCTCAAAGTTACTCACTATCTTGGACTTATCTTCACTTCTATACGCCAAATAGTCAGAAACTTTGCCAGCAGTTAATATAAAAATGGCAAAGAACAGAGTTATAGTTGAATTTCAATCATTAATGCAGGAATGGCTGTACAAAGTCAGaccaaaaaaacctgaaattagTAACCTGTGTCCAACAATGACAAACAATAAAGTAGTCTATGGAAatggaagggagaaggaaaagtgCATCTGCTTTCCCCAGGAATGCTCTCAACCAACTGTAGTCAGGAACAGCACATCAGGTGCATATTTATGTATTCATTAATCCTTAAtgaatttctctttcattaAAGTAATTGTCCCTTGAATCCATGCCAACTTCTAGCATGTATAACTTCTTTTATACTACCAGGTAGTTTGCTATGACAAGCCTGTCTCCTTGAGAGACTGCtcaaggaagggaggaaggaacaTGCAGCTTTTCTAAGATCAGGGAGAGCCTTCTTCCCATGCTGCTTCACCCGGAGCTCCCCATGGCTTAAGTAAGCTGATCCAAGGTCCTTTCTGCCTCCATGAacacctgtgcccagcagctctgtacAGAATTGCAACCATAACAAATTGCAAATACCTTATGATATCAAAGCCAGGTCCCTGATCTTCAGAATAATGGAGGGTTACCTCATACTCATCAAAAGGCTCCAGAGTCTGCACTCTTTGCTGCTCATCTTCTGGAACACAACAGGTGAAAAACTCATTCATATCCATGACACTGCACTCAGTCCAGCCCTAAAAGACAAATCCCTTGAAGTTATCACCCCTGGAAGGACAGAAACTCACTTcccacaggaaaacaaagaccCTAAATTAAACACCTGCATGAGCCACTAAGACTGTTTAGCTAAAGCAAGAGTTTCCTAAAAACTGGTGAAAATAGGTCTCTCATGTGTAAAGTTCTTAAAAATTTAACTTATTACATCAAAAGTCCCAGAGGAACCCATTAATCCCATATGAGGCAATAGGCTGCAAGCCAGTTGGAAGCACCTTCTGATGACAATTCATGCTAccagagaaggcagcagctcagcctcagtCCTGTTTGCTTCAGCCCATAACTGAGCAAGCACTGGTGTTCCCCCCATCCTCAGGTAAATCCAGCCTGGTGCCcgccctggagctgcaggtgctcacCTTGCCCAGGAAGCGCCTCTGCTGAGCCTGGCAGTCGGGGTACAGCGCCAGCGAGCGCAGTGCCGTGCTCAGCTGCCTGAAGTGCTGCTGCATGACACATCCAAAGGGGTCCTCTGGCTGCACCTGCTCGTACAGCAGGAAACACGCCCGAGGGAAATGCTCTGCTGCCCACTGAATCAGGGCATCTGACCTGTTGGGAGATTGTGCGTAAGGAATTAAACTGAGGGCCCTACAATAGATGCAGTGCATCCTTCTGCAACACCGCAGAGCTGCTATTGAGGCATCCTGACAAGTGGCAATACACTAACAAGAGTGCTGGGCTGAACATCTCCTCCCCCCCTGCACAGACAACTCAGGGGATGAGAAgaacaaaaacctcaaaattgTTCATTTGGgaccttcctccctccctccctccctcctaGGATATCACGTGGACATCAATCACATCATCATAATTACGATGTAGGGAGCTATTTGGGATGCCACAGAATTCCCAAGGTTTTAGTTTCAAGAGACCAGGTCTCCAAGCCCAAGGTGATACACTCAGAAAGAAGCTTGCTGTTTTCCCTTTACCCCTAGGCAAGAGAGAAGAACCAAGCTGACCTGGTGGTCTCCATGTAGGTGAGCACCACCTCTGCGATGAAGAGGGTGGGGATTTCATTGTTCAGTCCTACTTCCTCCAGGGTTCTCTCCAGCTCAGACAGCTCTGATAAATCCACTCCCAGTAATTTATAATCATCTCCAGAAAAGGTAATGGCTCCTGGGAGATAAAAATGATGCAACCTCACTATGGTGCTGCTGCAATACTGAGACCAAAAGAGACAAACAGGAAAATCAGGCAATCACTCACAAGGCTATGTCCATCAACTGTATTTCTCTGTAACAAGTACAAGAAAATCCCCATCACTACATGACCCATGAAGGGGTAGTGCCATGTGATCCATTATCTGCAAGGGGTAGTGCCATGGGATCCATTATCTGCAAGTCTATCTGCAACTCCCGTATTCCTAAAGCAAATTTTACCTACAGACTTCTCATTGAATTATTACACTTACTATAACAACAAAACTTTATTATATTTACCTAAAGAGAATTTTTCTGAACCACTGTAATTCAAAATCAAACCTAAATGGCTCTCATTTATACACCTTTCACTTTAGGCTAGAAAGCACCATTGCTTTGATAGAATTTCAATGGTTCCCCTCACAATTAGAACACGATTGTCAGGTTTCCTAGgcttggttggtttgtttgttaaACAGATTTCATTTCTGTATAATAGCACTGAGTCCTGAAACTGTACATGCTAGCTCTCAGCAAACACCAGGACCTGACTCACAGATCACCATCCTCAGAAGTAAGTTCCAGTTTCTGATCTGCAAGCATTACCATACCTCTGTAACCCATCAGAATAGGATAAGTTATGGCCTGTTTTTGACCTTTTCAGTCAAAATCACATCATGAACAAAGCAAACTGTAAAGTACCTTTAGAAATCACCTACTCTGTCTCTGCAGCCCAACAACTGTATCTGTCCTGAGGACACTTAACCTACACTGTTGTCAAATGCAGACACTTCTGGAGGTAAAATGGTCTTTTTCAGAAGTCCATCACAGTGTTCCATTCTAATTTCTTCTAACTTGTCCATCCATCCTTTGCTGACCTCTGGACATAGACAATAGGGTATTTCCAACTATCTGAGACCTTCCTTTAAGTACCTGAAGATACTTGGTATGgacagagctccctgccacaggattctgcaaatattaaaaatgtgaatggattcaggaaggaaaggaacaagCCCATGGAAGAGCTACTCACTAAGACCTGTGAGTCAGGAACTCACACTCTATAGTCTTCCATCTGTATTTAAATTAATCAATGCCATCTAAATGCAGAGGCTAACATATGTCCCTATGGCATTTCATTCCATGTTTGCCAGACCATTCGTGTACTTTGTCAAACTCCCACACTCACTCATCTTACTGCAAGTCCCCATGTTTCCTGCAGGTTTATGACATTTCATATTCTACAGCACGTCATCTAGAGCATTACTAGAAATGCTGGAGGAAAACAGATGCAGGAGAAACCTCTAGTGATCAACATGCTTTACATTCCTCCTTTTGGCCCTCAGCACTCAGCTGGCACAAAATTCTGCAGTGGTTTCACAAGGCTCATTTTCTCCTGCCTTGGAGGGCAAAAAAAAGTCAGGAGACATAACAACTAATGTTCTATTACAGTCAAGACACTTAACAGTCaaaccttctctctttcccatcAAGCCCATAAATCATTGTATAATTTAGGATGAAAGGGAGATTTAAAAGTCATCCTGTCCAAATACTTCCTCTTGGCAATTATCTGTTGTCATGTTGCTCAAAGCTTTGTCCAGTCAAGCTCTATCTCTGTAGTGGTTTTGGTCTCCAAGGCTGGAGAGTCCATTACCTTTCCAGGCAATCTGTTCCCATTTTTAACTATTCATCTGGCACAATCTCCCCCCAACATTTTCTTTATACATCActggaatttcctttttttttgccactttCAACTGTCCCTTGACTATTTGCTTTATGCCCCCAAGAAAAGTGTGGCTCTGTCTTTTCTAACCTCTCCCAATAGATAAGCTGAAGAGTGCTGTAAGACTCACCTCCCTCCCAAACTCCTCCCCAGATGGCTGAACAAAATCAGCTCTCCCCTCCTACATCACCTGCTCCATCACTTCATCATCCTCATAACCTCCCACTGGACACGCTACAGTTTGCCACTGGTTTTGGACCAGTATGCTCCAAGCTGGACACACCCTTTCAGAAATTGCAACAGAAAAAACCTGACCTTGGTTTGATATAATCAGCTCCTGACAAATCCATCCTGGCTTCTTGTTATCTCCCAATGCTTacaaattatttgtttcaaTGATTTCATAAAATGAATATCCTTTTAATCTACAATTTCATAGTTCCCCTACCATAATCTCTTGCTTTTTGAAGGCCGAAGCTGTGTTTATTCCTTCTAAACActctgtgcaaaaaaaaaaatcttccatgAATGCCATACCTAATCCTTCCCCTCCGGTGTCTCCCACCAGTGCTGACAACTCCTTCACTCCTTTGATCAGAGTAGCTTTTTGGCATGCCACATCTGGGAAATCCACCTCATATACCACAGTGTGATGCAGAAGACCCATATCCTTCAAACGGAAGTATAAGGAATCAAAGCCAGCACCTAAAGACAGGATCTGCAGAGAAAGCATCAGAAAAAGTTATACTCAACTCTAGCAGCATCTTGAAATCTAGgtgtgaaaaatattaaataccaTCTGTAGAGTGACAAAATCAGGCAACCTCCTGCAAGAGGCAGAGGAATTTTGTGTGGATATTACCCACCCTCCCCCCCAGGTACTTCTGCCAAAGTGACACATGGACAGCCACAGTTCTGCCAGTCAGATTCTGTGCCCTGCTGAGAAAGGGCACAGAACAGATGCACTAACGAGTCACTGCCCAGATGCCAGAAAGATTTTACACATAATTTAGTGAGAGATGCCAGAAGTCTCAGAGAAAATGTACCTGTGTCCTGGGCAGGCTTTGTGTCTTCAGCAGGAAGTCCTGAACACAGTGATCCACAGCACGGACACGGATGTAATAACCCCTGTAGGAACAAATTCAGTTGTAATCACTGGCCAGGAACCTGATTTCTCCAGCACTAGCatctgcaattttaaaaaaataaagattttttttctctaatctTCTACCCAATAATTCCCTGTTTACAGACCTGAACTGGGAGATGATTTTGTCATCTCTAGAGCTTGCTAATAAATACAGATCTCCTGCAATCAGTGTGCATATTAACCATCAAGACAACAGATAACCCAGAGAAAATGTGCAGATACCCCAGCTGGACCTGTTCTgttttgcataaataaatatttgctgaCTCCTGACAGTGATGATGCCCCCTGGCAATGCAGATGGCCGATACCTGAGTTCCTGCCCCAAACCACATGTCATAACAACAACATGAATGTGTATGCTCATGTAGTGAGAATGGAacaaaaaagggaggaaaagcaaagttaGGAGAGGAATCTTGTTCTCTGCTTTTTGAATAAATGGAACTAAATCAGACTAACTCCTGGAAAGCATTTACCATTTCCCTAGCCTGGCATGGACTGATGCCTCTTGTCTCTTGGCATTCTCTTTTAGTTAGTTTCATCCTAGATCCACCTGGTTATATTCCAGCTTTTTTCACCCCTTTAACAAGCATGTTATCATCTTCACACCTCATAGGGACTTCACAGTCTAAGATGTCCCAAAATTGTTGATAAATGCAATACAGAACTCCTCCTGTGAATTCAGCTTGGCATGCCAATGTTGTGTGACAATTCAATGCAGGTTTCCTGATGAACCACACACATCTTCATAGGCCTGCAAGCTTCTGCTTGAACACCACTGTGTGATTTTCCCCTGAATGAAACTCCTTTGGCAATTCACAGTCTTTTGGATTGCATTAAACTATTCTCCTCAAATTACATAAATTCCACAATGTCATCAGCCTAGAGCCCTCTGCAAACACACATTAAAACATTCCTGTCTCTTACAAAGCTCTGGAGAAGTTCTCCTGGTCAGACACCACTGACTCTAAAGATCTTGCTTCCCAGAGTCACCAGATACCTTACAGAAATTGTAACATTCTGGGGAGATAATGAGAAAGCTATTGATGTTATTACACTATTGGTATATCTTCAAATATACAAAGTTTTCAACAGCATTGAACACTAGAGTTAGGAACCAGTCTGGTGGCATATCATTCTCAGGACAAACCATTCAGTTTTGGTCCAGAAGCCATGTAACATTATATTAAAAGTCTAACAAGGT contains these protein-coding regions:
- the LCMT2 gene encoding tRNA wybutosine-synthesizing protein 4 isoform X2; the encoded protein is MGRGRPGAVQGTGGSSAVSKCSAAARGYIQDRFLRLLAGRRRRRAPLIHRGYYIRVRAVDHCVQDFLLKTQSLPRTQILSLGAGFDSLYFRLKDMGLLHHTVVYEVDFPDVACQKATLIKGVKELSALVGDTGGEGLGAITFSGDDYKLLGVDLSELSELERTLEEVGLNNEIPTLFIAEVVLTYMETTRSDALIQWAAEHFPRACFLLYEQVQPEDPFGCVMQQHFRQLSTALRSLALYPDCQAQQRRFLGKGWTECSVMDMNEFFTCCVPEDEQQRVQTLEPFDEYEEWHLKCSHYFVLAASKGMEPSWTPLSPSGTVPCHAGPVGVAGSVPAAVCAGLSAIPGLRRYGHRSVLVKPNVIVTTGGFGEEDGQHCRVRNVHLLSRRAGHWGAVCVTPNVPDQRWGERLYHTVSRVSDTLALVVGGRTSPSSTGLGMLWLKFPETWGASGPGDVAVELVNLQPAAEAAALRWRHSTTEITFKGEQYLFVYGGRSALQPVLGDWHFLHAPELSCTAIAVEGPVPEGRHSHSACSWEGGVLIAGGLGAAEQPLGSVFLLRELEHGFQWQTIETHPPLVPRSTWSGR
- the LCMT2 gene encoding tRNA wybutosine-synthesizing protein 4 isoform X1; amino-acid sequence: MGRGRPGAVQGTGGSSAVSKCSAAARGYIQDRFLRLLAGRRRRRAPLIHRGYYIRVRAVDHCVQDFLLKTQSLPRTQILSLGAGFDSLYFRLKDMGLLHHTVVYEVDFPDVACQKATLIKGVKELSALVGDTGGEGLGAITFSGDDYKLLGVDLSELSELERTLEEVGLNNEIPTLFIAEVVLTYMETTRSDALIQWAAEHFPRACFLLYEQVQPEDPFGCVMQQHFRQLSTALRSLALYPDCQAQQRRFLGKGWTECSVMDMNEFFTCCVPEDEQQRVQTLEPFDEYEEWHLKCSHYFVLAASKGMEPSWTPLSPSGTVPCHAGPVGVAGSVPAAVCAGLSAIPGLRRYGHRSVLVKPNVIVTTGGFGEEDGQHCRVRNVHLLSRRAGHWGAVCVTPNVPDQRWGERLYHTVSRVSDTLALVVGGRTSPSSTGLGMLWLKFPETWGASGPGDVAVELVNLQPAAEAAALRWRHSTTEITFKGEQYLFVYGGRSALQPVLGDWHFLHAPELSCTAIAVEGPVPEGRHSHSACSWEGGVLIAGGLGAAEQPLGSVFLLRELEHGFQWQTIETHPPLVPRYSHTAHVHEGKLLLVGGVWFHASSVPGITVIDLMTGLCLNYVINVEHLEWPLMLHNHSSVFLPDEKELLVIGGGGNCFSFGTHLNPEPVLLNLSSILTSH